In Haematobia irritans isolate KBUSLIRL chromosome 1, ASM5000362v1, whole genome shotgun sequence, a genomic segment contains:
- the LOC142238677 gene encoding uncharacterized protein LOC142238677: MFTSTLGITEKTVRNWVDEIFLNKEQPDKVIPRRKTSIKDKKYEKRHNFLKNWLNDIPKLESHYRRQYTKKLYLQTDFKSFTQIYKLYCEECIKNSDDEVSAVSHLKFMLIIKEQNISLFKPRNDMCDTCVSYEARNITEDQYISHRSEVDAMREEKANDVENAKSGIFLLLCMDMQAVKLIPQTNASASYYKMKLQVHNFTIYNIISHESDNYIWDESEGNLVASTFTTCIIKHLKNCILQSPDINHIIIYSDGCFYQNRNVILSNALISLCINKNITIEHKYLIVGHTQMECDSTHSLIQRKINNKKINLPSQFVEYLNDSRKSPFPLNTHHLTHSYFLDYDSLPKLYSSIRPGKIAGDPTVNMIRALGYDTSGTIYFKTNIKEEYAILPNRKAKDTHDNQPSPLHSQRIKIPKKVGTSPGS; this comes from the exons ATGTTTACTTCAACTCTTGGAATAACTGAAAAAACTGTACGAAATTGGGTAGATGAAATCTTTTTAAATAAGGAACAGCCGGATAAAGTTATTCCGAGAAGAAAGACctcgattaaagataaaaaatacgAGAAGCgtcataactttttaaaaaattggttaAATGATATTCCGAAGCTTGAATCCCATTACCGAAGACAGTATACCAAGAAACTTTATTTGCAAACAGATTTTAAATCATTCacccaaatttataaattatattgtgaagaatgcattaaaaatagcGATGATGAAGTTTCAGCAGTATCGCATCTCAAGTTTATGCTTAtaataaaagaacaaaatatttcattatttaaaccAAGGAATGACATGTGTGATACTTGTGTATCATATGAGGCAAGAAACATAACTGAGGATCAATATATCAGTCATAGATCAGAAGTTGATGCCATGCGAGAAGAAAAAGCAAACGATGTCGAAAATGCAAAGTCTggaattttcttattattatgCATGGATATGCAAGCCGTAAAATTGATTCCTCAAACAAACGCAAGTGCTTCATATTATAAAATGAAACTGCAAGTACATAACTTCACTATTTATAATATCATTAGCCATGAATCTGACAATTATATCTGGGATGAATCTGAAGGGAATCTGGTAGCGTCTACTTTCACAACATGCATTATAAAACacttaaaaaattgtatacttCAGTCACCAGATATTAACCATATTATAATATATTCGGATGGCTGCTTTTATCAAAACCGCAATGTCATATTGTCGAACGCATTAATATCCTTGTgtattaacaaaaacataacAATTGAGCACAAATATCTAATAGTTGGACACACCCAAATGGAATGTGATTCAACTCATTCGTTaatccaaagaaaaataaacaataagaAAATTAATCTACCTTCTCAATTCGTTGAATATCTTAACGATTCCCGTAAGTCTCCATTTCCACTCAACACCCATCATCTTACTCATTCATATTTTCTGGATTATGATTCTCTTCCTAAGCTTTACTCTTCCATTCGTCCAG gaaaaatTGCTGGAGATCCCACCGTTAACATGATTCGAGCATTGGGATACGATACGTCTGGAACTATTTACTTTAAAACAAACATTAAAGAGGAATATGCAATTCTTCCAAACCGAAAAGCAAAAGATACTCATGACAACCAACCTTCTCCATTACATtctcagagaataaaaattcctaaaaaagtGGGAACATCTCCAGGATCTTAA